The following coding sequences lie in one Natrarchaeobius halalkaliphilus genomic window:
- a CDS encoding MaoC family dehydratase produces MSGRYYEEFTVGETIEHGRRRTISESDNQRFCDLTMNQQPLHLDREFARESAFGERVVNGLYTMSLAVGIAIPETTDGTIVANLSYDEVSHPNPVVHGDTIRVTSTVTEKRETSDGERGIVTMHLKVFTQNDDLVCEFDRTVLSLKREHEERS; encoded by the coding sequence ATGTCCGGACGATACTACGAGGAGTTCACCGTCGGTGAAACGATCGAACACGGTCGACGGCGAACCATCTCCGAAAGCGACAACCAGCGCTTTTGTGATCTGACCATGAATCAACAGCCGTTGCATCTGGACCGGGAGTTCGCACGGGAGTCGGCGTTCGGTGAGCGGGTGGTCAACGGCCTCTATACGATGTCGCTCGCGGTCGGCATCGCGATCCCGGAGACGACCGACGGAACGATCGTCGCGAACCTCTCTTACGACGAGGTCTCCCATCCGAACCCGGTCGTTCACGGCGATACGATTCGCGTCACCTCGACCGTCACCGAAAAGCGCGAAACGAGCGACGGCGAACGCGGCATCGTCACCATGCACCTCAAGGTATTCACCCAGAACGACGACCTGGTCTGTGAGTTCGATCGAACCGTGCTCTCGCTGAAACGCGAACACGAGGAGAGATCCTAA